Proteins encoded together in one Kingella oralis window:
- the lepB gene encoding signal peptidase I has translation MNTNFILYGAIALFIVGIIMLATSNKNRLATGDWSNTLQWGYLLMMIGVFGILSAGLAWSFTAVLLLFTAFTGAIWLWQKLSHKDKIKPDNNHLRDYMAGFFPIIAVVFVVRTFIVEPFQIPSSSMRSGLVKGDFILVNKFSYGIRVPVLNTVAVPTGSIQRGDVVVFNYPVEPQNNYIKRIVAVGGDTVEYKDKILTVNGKASVDVPQGGYTYPDDGNSNIPRQAERFQSTFEGKTFDVLKVDGAPSVDAPTWNHYQAMFAQTGFESGLQQNCEYAEDGSGFKCKVPAGKYFAMGDNRDNSADSRYWGFVDDKLIVGKAFMIWLNTGEMSRVGTIIK, from the coding sequence GTGAACACCAACTTCATTCTCTACGGCGCCATCGCGCTCTTTATCGTCGGCATCATCATGCTGGCAACCAGCAACAAAAACCGCTTGGCAACAGGCGATTGGAGCAACACCCTGCAATGGGGCTATTTGCTGATGATGATAGGCGTATTCGGCATACTCTCCGCAGGCTTGGCGTGGAGTTTCACCGCCGTGCTGCTGCTGTTTACCGCGTTCACAGGCGCGATTTGGTTGTGGCAAAAACTCAGCCATAAAGACAAAATCAAGCCTGATAACAACCATCTGCGCGACTACATGGCGGGCTTTTTCCCCATTATCGCGGTGGTGTTTGTGGTGCGCACGTTTATTGTTGAGCCGTTTCAAATTCCGTCTAGCTCCATGCGTTCGGGGCTGGTGAAAGGCGATTTTATTTTGGTGAACAAGTTTAGCTACGGCATTCGCGTGCCTGTGCTCAACACGGTGGCCGTTCCCACAGGCAGCATCCAGCGCGGCGATGTGGTGGTGTTTAACTATCCCGTTGAGCCACAAAACAATTACATCAAGCGCATTGTGGCGGTGGGCGGCGATACGGTTGAATATAAAGACAAAATTTTAACGGTAAATGGCAAAGCCAGCGTGGATGTGCCACAAGGCGGCTACACTTATCCCGATGATGGCAACAGCAATATCCCGCGCCAAGCCGAGCGTTTTCAGTCCACCTTTGAGGGCAAAACGTTTGATGTGCTGAAAGTGGACGGCGCGCCTTCGGTGGATGCGCCCACATGGAATCATTACCAAGCCATGTTCGCGCAAACGGGCTTTGAAAGCGGCTTGCAGCAAAATTGCGAATACGCGGAAGACGGCAGCGGCTTTAAATGCAAAGTGCCTGCGGGCAAATATTTTGCCATGGGCGACAACCGCGACAACAGCGCAGACAGCCGCTATTGGGGCTTTGTGGACGACAAATTGATTGTGGGCAAAGCGTTTATGATTTGGTTGAACACGGGCGAGATGAGCCGCGTGGGCACCATCATCAAATAA
- the mnmA gene encoding tRNA 2-thiouridine(34) synthase MnmA, translating to MQSQNIIVGLSGGVDSSVTAALLHQQGHNVRGIFMQNWEDDNNDQYCSIKEDSLDAMAVADIIGIDIDIVNFAAQYKDKVFAYFLQEYEAGRTPNPDVLCNAEIKFKCFLDHAIAQGAEAIATGHYARKEVRNGVHYLLKGADGSKDQSYFLYRLQPFQLERALFPLGGMQKTEVRRLASDFRLPTAAKKDSTGICFIGERPFREFLQKYLPTHNGNMVTPDGKIVGEHIGLTFYTIGQRKGLGIGGAGEPWFVAGKNLARNELIVVQGHDDPLLYSGSLKMNQLSWTLPEKPAAGRYTCKTRYRMADAPCELRYLDDHTAELVFDAPQWAVTPGQSAVLYDGDICLGGGIITETDKPIIVP from the coding sequence ATGCAATCCCAAAACATCATCGTCGGCTTATCGGGCGGGGTGGACAGCTCCGTAACCGCCGCGCTGTTGCACCAACAAGGACACAACGTGCGCGGCATCTTCATGCAAAACTGGGAAGACGACAACAACGACCAATATTGCAGCATCAAGGAAGACTCGCTCGACGCGATGGCGGTCGCCGACATCATCGGCATAGACATAGACATCGTCAATTTCGCGGCGCAATACAAAGACAAAGTGTTCGCCTATTTTCTGCAAGAATACGAAGCGGGCAGAACGCCCAACCCCGATGTGCTGTGCAACGCCGAAATCAAATTCAAATGCTTTTTAGACCACGCCATCGCGCAAGGCGCAGAAGCTATCGCCACAGGGCATTACGCCCGCAAAGAAGTGCGCAATGGCGTGCATTATCTGCTCAAAGGCGCGGACGGCAGCAAAGACCAAAGCTATTTCCTCTACCGCTTGCAACCCTTTCAGCTTGAACGCGCCCTATTCCCGCTGGGCGGTATGCAAAAAACCGAAGTGCGCCGCCTTGCCAGCGATTTCAGGCTGCCTACTGCCGCCAAAAAAGACAGCACAGGCATTTGCTTTATTGGCGAGCGCCCATTTCGCGAATTTCTGCAAAAATACCTACCCACCCACAACGGCAACATGGTAACGCCCGATGGCAAAATAGTTGGCGAACACATCGGCTTAACCTTTTACACCATCGGGCAGCGCAAAGGCTTGGGCATTGGCGGCGCGGGCGAACCGTGGTTTGTGGCGGGCAAAAACCTCGCCCGCAACGAGTTAATCGTGGTGCAAGGGCATGACGACCCCCTGCTCTATTCAGGCAGCCTGAAAATGAACCAACTATCGTGGACGCTGCCCGAAAAACCCGCCGCAGGACGCTACACCTGCAAAACCCGCTACCGCATGGCAGATGCGCCGTGCGAACTGCGCTATTTGGATGACCACACCGCCGAGCTGGTGTTTGACGCGCCGCAATGGGCGGTTACCCCCGGGCAATCCGCCGTGCTATACGATGGCGACATCTGCCTTGGCGGCGGCATTATCACCGAAACCGATAAACCGATTATTGTGCCATAG
- a CDS encoding GNAT family N-acetyltransferase encodes MQFIPIPLFKQPHLRQYAQQLYQQAFAAEDRFPFWSLRLFSLRAAIRFDAIADKGNQPIGFVYLIRGEGLLFVLYFAVDAQCRSQGYGSRIIVALEQQYPSDTIVLDIRAPDAAAADALQRQKRLDFYLRNGFQIAPYQWVEEAERYAVLYKGNSFNPQSFATLLAKTTFNLVRPTLQAA; translated from the coding sequence ATGCAATTTATCCCCATCCCGCTGTTCAAACAGCCGCATCTGCGCCAATACGCCCAACAGCTTTACCAACAAGCCTTTGCCGCCGAAGATCGCTTCCCCTTTTGGAGCTTGCGGCTATTTTCCTTGCGCGCCGCTATTCGCTTTGATGCCATTGCCGATAAGGGCAACCAACCCATTGGCTTTGTTTACCTAATTCGCGGCGAAGGCTTGTTGTTTGTGCTTTATTTTGCGGTTGATGCGCAATGCCGTTCGCAAGGCTATGGTTCGCGCATCATAGTCGCGCTGGAACAGCAATATCCCAGCGATACCATCGTGTTAGACATTCGCGCCCCCGATGCCGCCGCTGCCGATGCGCTGCAACGCCAAAAGCGTTTGGATTTTTATCTGCGCAACGGCTTTCAAATCGCCCCGTATCAATGGGTAGAAGAGGCGGAACGCTATGCCGTTTTGTATAAAGGCAACAGTTTTAATCCACAATCCTTTGCCACATTGTTGGCAAAAACCACCTTTAATCTGGTTCGCCCCACTTTGCAGGCTGCCTAA
- a CDS encoding AMP-binding protein: MEKIWLNSYEAGVNAEIDPAHYTSMIDVVQQSVAKFGDQTAFYSMGKELSYRQIGELSDHFASYLQNVLKLPRSERVAVMMPNLLQYPIAVFGILKAGLVVVNTNPLYTPRELEHQLNDSGAGTIIVLENFANTLELVLPRTQIKNIIIASVGEMFGAIKGTLMNFVLRHVKKAVPSYQLTDTTSFQAALKQGAAHPFTPVALTRDDLAFLQYTGGTTGVAKGAMLTHGNICANMMQGGEWIKAKLVEGKEVVIAALPLYHIFALTVNLLLFFKAGAKSILIANPRDLDGFIKELKKHLVTVFIGLNTLYRGLMNNPEFKTVDFSTWKLALGGGMATQQAVAEQWFKLVHIPIVDAYGLTEASPGVCVNPLNATEYSGGIGLPLPSTEVQLRDGHGGEVPIGEAGELWIRGPQVMRGYWNRPDETAKAIDQNGWLETGDIAVMNEAGWLKIVDRKKDLIVVSGFNVYPNEIEDIVVAHPKVLEAACVGVKSDKTGEALKLFIVKKDSSLTADELIAYCRTQLTGYKVPRDIEFRDELPKSNVGKILRRELRDS, encoded by the coding sequence ATGGAAAAAATCTGGCTCAACAGCTACGAAGCAGGCGTAAACGCCGAAATCGACCCCGCGCACTACACCTCGATGATAGACGTAGTGCAGCAAAGCGTTGCCAAGTTCGGCGACCAAACCGCCTTTTACAGTATGGGCAAAGAACTCAGCTACCGCCAAATCGGCGAGCTATCCGACCACTTTGCCTCCTATCTGCAAAACGTGCTCAAACTGCCGCGCAGCGAGCGCGTTGCCGTGATGATGCCCAATTTGCTGCAATACCCCATTGCCGTGTTTGGCATTTTGAAAGCAGGCTTGGTGGTGGTAAACACCAACCCGCTTTACACTCCGCGCGAGCTGGAACACCAGCTTAACGACAGCGGCGCCGGCACCATCATCGTGCTGGAAAACTTTGCCAACACGCTGGAACTCGTGTTGCCGCGTACGCAAATCAAAAACATCATCATCGCCAGCGTGGGCGAAATGTTTGGCGCAATCAAAGGCACGTTGATGAACTTTGTGCTGCGTCACGTCAAAAAAGCCGTGCCCAGCTATCAATTAACAGACACAACCTCGTTTCAGGCTGCCTTAAAGCAAGGCGCGGCGCACCCGTTCACCCCCGTTGCCCTCACCCGCGACGACCTTGCTTTTTTGCAATACACGGGCGGCACCACAGGCGTTGCCAAAGGCGCAATGCTCACACATGGCAACATTTGCGCCAACATGATGCAAGGTGGCGAATGGATAAAAGCCAAGCTGGTGGAAGGCAAAGAAGTGGTGATTGCCGCCCTGCCCCTTTACCACATCTTCGCGCTCACCGTGAACTTGCTGCTGTTTTTCAAGGCGGGTGCAAAAAGCATTCTCATCGCCAACCCGCGCGATTTAGACGGCTTTATCAAAGAATTGAAAAAACACCTCGTAACCGTGTTCATCGGCTTAAATACGCTGTATCGCGGCTTGATGAACAACCCCGAATTTAAAACCGTAGATTTTTCCACATGGAAACTCGCCCTCGGCGGCGGCATGGCAACCCAACAAGCCGTTGCCGAACAATGGTTTAAGCTGGTGCACATCCCCATTGTGGATGCCTACGGCCTAACCGAAGCCAGCCCCGGTGTGTGCGTGAACCCGCTTAACGCCACCGAATACTCGGGCGGCATTGGCTTGCCGCTGCCCAGCACCGAGGTGCAACTGCGCGATGGACACGGCGGCGAAGTGCCCATCGGCGAAGCAGGCGAGCTTTGGATACGCGGCCCGCAAGTGATGCGCGGCTATTGGAACCGCCCCGATGAAACCGCCAAAGCCATAGACCAAAACGGCTGGCTGGAAACGGGCGACATCGCCGTGATGAACGAAGCGGGCTGGCTGAAAATTGTGGACAGAAAAAAAGACCTGATTGTGGTTTCAGGCTTTAACGTTTACCCCAACGAGATTGAAGACATTGTGGTCGCCCATCCCAAAGTGCTGGAAGCCGCTTGCGTGGGCGTGAAAAGCGACAAAACAGGCGAAGCGTTAAAGCTGTTTATCGTAAAAAAAGACAGCAGCCTCACCGCCGACGAACTCATCGCCTACTGCCGCACCCAGCTCACCGGCTACAAAGTCCCCCGCGACATAGAGTTCCGCGACGAACTGCCCAAATCCAACGTGGGCAAAATCTTGCGCCGCGAACTGCGCGACAGCTAA
- the hisH gene encoding imidazole glycerol phosphate synthase subunit HisH codes for MKTVIIDYGMGNLHSVQKSVHAAATRAGIATQIQLTSRAQDIYAADRVIFPGQGAMPDCMTALHQSNLAEAIRDALKNKPFFGICVGAQLLFEHSEEGDTQGLGWFSGCVKRFDAQQTDAHGNRLKVPHMGWNNVHQTQAHPLFAHIPQDERFYFVHSYYFAPTQPEITLATSSYPQNFACIAGKDNVFATQFHTEKSHEAGLQLLQNFLHWQP; via the coding sequence ATGAAAACCGTCATCATCGACTACGGCATGGGCAACCTCCACTCCGTGCAAAAATCTGTCCACGCCGCCGCAACGCGCGCAGGCATCGCCACCCAAATCCAACTCACTTCCCGCGCCCAAGACATCTACGCCGCCGACCGCGTCATCTTCCCCGGCCAAGGCGCAATGCCCGATTGCATGACCGCCCTCCACCAAAGCAACCTTGCCGAAGCCATCCGCGATGCGCTGAAAAACAAACCCTTTTTCGGCATCTGCGTGGGCGCGCAGCTCCTGTTTGAACACAGCGAAGAAGGCGACACCCAAGGCTTGGGCTGGTTTTCAGGCTGCGTCAAACGCTTTGATGCCCAGCAAACCGATGCCCACGGCAACCGCCTCAAAGTCCCCCACATGGGCTGGAACAACGTCCACCAAACCCAAGCCCACCCCCTGTTTGCCCATATCCCGCAAGATGAACGTTTTTACTTTGTCCACAGCTATTATTTCGCCCCCACGCAGCCCGAAATCACCCTTGCCACCAGCTCCTACCCGCAAAATTTCGCCTGCATCGCGGGCAAAGACAACGTGTTCGCCACCCAGTTCCACACCGAAAAAAGCCACGAAGCAGGGCTGCAACTGTTGCAAAATTTCCTACACTGGCAACCCTAA
- the hisA gene encoding 1-(5-phosphoribosyl)-5-[(5-phosphoribosylamino)methylideneamino]imidazole-4-carboxamide isomerase has product MQLIPAIDLKNGQCVRLKQGLMEQATVFSDSPAKMAQHWLEQGARRLHLVDLNGAFAGEPKNFPAIAEILAAVSAHIPVQLGGGIRDLATIEKYLNLGLTDVIIGTAAVKNPLFVREACRGFAGHIIVGLDAKDGMVAIDGWATVTEHRVADLSQQFEHDGVNSIIYTDIGRDGMMSGVNIEATVNLARAVNIPIIASGGLTNLDDVRALCAVQHEGIAGAITGRAIYEGTIQFNEAQQLADALTAA; this is encoded by the coding sequence ATGCAACTTATCCCCGCCATTGACCTCAAAAACGGGCAATGCGTACGCCTCAAACAAGGCTTAATGGAACAAGCCACCGTCTTTTCAGACAGCCCCGCCAAAATGGCGCAACACTGGCTGGAACAAGGCGCGCGCCGTTTGCATTTGGTGGATTTAAACGGCGCATTTGCGGGCGAGCCCAAAAATTTCCCCGCCATCGCCGAAATCCTCGCCGCCGTATCCGCCCATATTCCCGTGCAACTGGGCGGCGGCATCCGCGATTTAGCCACCATTGAAAAATACCTCAATCTGGGTTTGACCGATGTCATCATCGGCACAGCCGCCGTAAAAAATCCCCTATTTGTGCGCGAAGCCTGCCGCGGATTTGCAGGGCACATCATCGTAGGGCTGGATGCCAAAGACGGCATGGTTGCCATTGATGGCTGGGCAACCGTAACCGAACACCGCGTCGCCGATTTGAGCCAGCAATTTGAACACGACGGCGTAAACAGCATTATCTACACCGACATCGGCAGAGACGGCATGATGAGCGGCGTAAACATTGAAGCCACCGTCAATCTTGCCCGCGCGGTCAATATTCCCATCATCGCCTCGGGCGGCTTAACCAATCTGGACGACGTTCGCGCACTCTGCGCGGTGCAACACGAAGGCATCGCAGGCGCGATTACAGGACGTGCCATCTATGAAGGCACCATCCAATTCAACGAAGCTCAACAGCTTGCCGATGCTTTAACGGCAGCCTGA
- the rpe gene encoding ribulose-phosphate 3-epimerase has product MKYRIAPSILSADFARLGEEVRNVIAAGADMIHFDVMDNHYVPNLTFGPMICAALRPHTSAPIDVHLMIEPVDDMIGAFIKAGADIITFHPEASRHVDRSLSLIKDAGKQAGLVLNPATSIAVLENVLDKLDMVLLMSVNPGFGGQKFIPHTLEKLRQTRALLDAYEQQSGRRIRIEVDGGIKVDNIAAAAAAGADTFVAGSAIFDADDYAGVIAAMRAELAKV; this is encoded by the coding sequence ATGAAATACCGCATCGCCCCCAGCATTCTTTCCGCCGATTTTGCCCGCTTGGGCGAAGAAGTGCGCAATGTCATCGCCGCAGGCGCAGACATGATTCATTTTGACGTGATGGACAACCACTATGTGCCCAACCTCACCTTCGGGCCGATGATTTGCGCTGCGTTGCGTCCGCACACCAGCGCGCCGATAGATGTTCACCTGATGATTGAACCCGTGGACGACATGATTGGCGCGTTCATCAAAGCCGGCGCCGACATCATCACGTTCCACCCCGAAGCCAGCCGCCATGTGGACCGCAGCCTGTCGCTGATTAAAGACGCGGGCAAACAGGCGGGCTTGGTGTTAAACCCTGCCACGTCGATTGCGGTGTTGGAAAACGTGTTGGACAAGCTGGACATGGTGTTGCTGATGTCGGTGAACCCCGGTTTCGGCGGGCAAAAATTCATCCCGCACACGCTGGAAAAATTGCGCCAAACCCGCGCCCTGCTGGATGCCTACGAGCAGCAAAGCGGGCGGCGCATCCGCATAGAAGTGGACGGCGGCATCAAAGTGGACAACATCGCCGCCGCTGCCGCCGCAGGCGCGGATACTTTTGTGGCCGGCTCGGCGATTTTTGATGCGGATGATTATGCGGGCGTGATTGCCGCGATGCGGGCGGAGTTGGCGAAGGTATAG